The proteins below come from a single uncultured Carboxylicivirga sp. genomic window:
- a CDS encoding 4Fe-4S binding protein, whose protein sequence is MLEITVLSGKGGTGKTTITAALASLVAPAVMCDNDVDAADLFLILTPTIKEQGNFISGQTAKINTDTCSQCGLCESLCRFNAIKQDHDGQYVIDPFNCEGCRLCERACPQSSIKTYPINDHKWYESETRFGSFVHAQMEPGEENSGKLVTFIRKKAKDLASKQSAGILLNDGPPGIGCPVIASLTGSNMVLLVIEPTLSGQHDALRVLDLIETFKIPAYAILNKAGINHTVEEKIIDSLSSRNVPLIGKVPYSKIFWEAMKEQKNIFEYAPSSEPAEAIKNIWNKLIEYQPELLSKNTIITHQ, encoded by the coding sequence ATGCTTGAGATTACAGTTTTAAGCGGCAAAGGTGGCACAGGAAAAACAACCATTACGGCGGCATTAGCAAGCCTTGTTGCACCAGCGGTCATGTGCGATAACGATGTTGATGCTGCCGATCTATTTCTGATTCTTACTCCAACCATTAAAGAGCAGGGAAACTTCATAAGTGGCCAGACAGCTAAAATAAATACGGATACATGCTCTCAGTGTGGCTTGTGCGAATCGCTGTGCCGTTTTAATGCAATCAAACAAGACCATGACGGACAATACGTAATTGATCCTTTCAATTGCGAAGGTTGCCGTTTGTGCGAACGAGCCTGCCCACAGTCTTCCATTAAAACCTATCCGATTAATGATCACAAGTGGTACGAGTCGGAAACCCGATTCGGATCATTTGTGCATGCTCAAATGGAACCAGGCGAAGAAAACTCTGGCAAACTGGTTACTTTTATTCGCAAAAAAGCAAAAGACCTGGCATCCAAACAAAGTGCGGGAATTTTACTCAACGACGGACCTCCGGGAATTGGGTGTCCTGTGATAGCATCTTTAACAGGATCGAATATGGTTTTGTTGGTTATTGAACCAACACTATCGGGCCAGCACGACGCCTTAAGGGTATTGGATTTAATCGAGACTTTTAAAATTCCTGCTTATGCTATTTTAAATAAAGCAGGCATCAATCATACTGTTGAAGAAAAGATAATAGATAGCTTAAGTAGTAGGAATGTCCCATTAATAGGCAAAGTACCCTATTCGAAAATATTTTGGGAAGCTATGAAAGAGCAAAAAAACATCTTTGAATATGCTCCTTCGTCCGAACCGGCTGAAGCCATAAAAAATATATGGAATAAGTTGATCGAGTATCAACCCGAACTTTTATCGAAAAACACAATTATAACTCATCAATAA
- a CDS encoding glucosidase encodes MKKQLNERIRLALTKEGVENWHLWGPYLSERQWGTVREDYSEEGDAWNYFSHAQSLMRAYRWGEDGIAGISDDTQQLCLAFAFWNGKDPILKERLFGLTNNQGNHGEDVKEYYFYKDNTPTHSYMKYIYMYPQNPFPYSELIEENAKRTRQEDEFELIDTGIFDQNEYFEISIEYAKVEHDDIFICASITNRGPEKSQIHLLPTLWFRNTWSWEKKPDQISPTLKGTNADDRQFIMAHYNKQKTKEDQTYYLYFDTHTSLLFCNNDTNNKELFNGNNCTEYTKDGINNFVINNQSEAINPYLFGTKASAHYILDIESGEKQSLCFRLSTKEFNSGENPFENKHEVFQDCLDDANAFYKSIAPDTDDADVQNIFRQAKCGMLWTKQYYEFDVSKWLSANGIKPWVQMETRENRRNASWYQLKCQDILSMPDKWEYPWFAAWDLAFHMIPFMELDPDFTKMQLKQMLSADYMSINGQIPAYEWNFSDVNPPVHAWAVMETYLREREGVKGRGDKKWLAYCFQKLSLNFNWWLNRKDPDGNNLFEGGFLGLDNIGVFDRSNNLPTGGSIEQADGTSWMAFFSLQMFRMAIELSKEEDIYNSFVFKYFMQTIWIAGALNNKNENGHQMWDEEDNFFYDLLHFPDGETLRLKTRSLVGLLPLMSVCILPQSILEEFPQITERVEDFANRFPEIYRNIHRPGILGEQNSIMVSILNKHKLTCILNRMLDEEEFLSPYGIRSLSKFHEANPYVFEWGDEEFKVEYIPGESDSDMFGGNSNWRGPIWIPTNILLLNSLLAYYTYYGDSLQVECPTGSGNKMHLLHAAQYVAKRVLKLFLKDENGQRPYNLGNDKFRTDPNWADNLLFYEYFNAETGKGLGASHQTGWTGCITDLMTLVYDVTEKNFNKNMHLVGNITF; translated from the coding sequence ATGAAAAAACAACTGAATGAGAGAATTCGTCTTGCTCTGACAAAAGAAGGTGTTGAGAACTGGCATTTGTGGGGTCCATACCTGAGCGAACGACAATGGGGAACGGTTCGCGAAGACTATAGCGAAGAGGGTGATGCCTGGAATTATTTTTCGCATGCCCAAAGTCTGATGCGTGCCTACAGATGGGGGGAGGATGGCATTGCTGGTATATCTGACGATACACAACAGCTATGTTTGGCCTTTGCTTTTTGGAATGGCAAAGATCCTATTTTAAAAGAACGTTTGTTTGGTCTTACCAATAACCAGGGTAATCATGGAGAGGATGTGAAAGAATATTATTTCTACAAGGATAATACTCCAACTCACAGCTATATGAAATACATTTACATGTATCCTCAAAATCCGTTTCCATACAGTGAACTTATTGAAGAAAATGCTAAACGAACCCGACAAGAAGATGAATTTGAGTTAATCGATACAGGAATATTCGATCAAAACGAATACTTCGAAATTAGCATTGAATATGCAAAAGTGGAACACGACGACATTTTTATTTGCGCCAGTATTACAAACCGGGGGCCTGAAAAGTCACAGATACATTTACTTCCAACGCTATGGTTTCGCAACACCTGGTCGTGGGAAAAGAAACCCGATCAGATAAGTCCTACTTTAAAAGGAACCAATGCTGATGATCGACAGTTTATAATGGCTCATTATAATAAACAAAAAACCAAAGAAGATCAGACCTATTACTTGTATTTCGACACTCATACCTCGCTGTTATTTTGCAACAACGACACCAATAACAAAGAGCTATTTAACGGTAACAACTGCACCGAGTATACCAAAGACGGCATTAACAACTTTGTAATCAACAACCAGTCCGAAGCCATTAATCCATATTTATTTGGCACCAAAGCTTCGGCTCATTATATTTTAGATATCGAGAGTGGCGAAAAGCAATCGCTTTGTTTTCGCTTATCAACCAAAGAGTTTAATTCAGGCGAAAATCCGTTTGAAAACAAGCACGAAGTTTTTCAGGATTGCCTCGACGATGCCAATGCTTTTTATAAAAGCATAGCTCCTGATACTGATGATGCCGATGTACAAAACATCTTTCGTCAGGCTAAGTGTGGCATGTTATGGACTAAACAGTATTACGAGTTTGATGTTTCGAAATGGCTTTCGGCAAACGGCATCAAACCCTGGGTGCAAATGGAAACCCGAGAAAACAGAAGAAATGCCTCGTGGTATCAACTGAAGTGTCAAGATATATTATCGATGCCTGATAAATGGGAATATCCATGGTTTGCCGCATGGGATCTGGCTTTTCACATGATTCCTTTTATGGAACTGGATCCGGATTTTACTAAAATGCAGCTTAAGCAAATGCTAAGTGCCGACTATATGTCGATTAATGGTCAGATACCAGCCTACGAATGGAATTTTAGCGATGTAAACCCTCCTGTGCATGCATGGGCGGTAATGGAAACCTACCTGAGAGAACGGGAAGGAGTTAAAGGCAGAGGAGATAAAAAATGGTTGGCCTATTGCTTTCAAAAACTTAGCTTAAACTTTAACTGGTGGTTGAATCGTAAAGATCCCGATGGCAACAACCTGTTTGAAGGTGGCTTTTTAGGATTGGATAATATTGGGGTATTCGATCGGAGTAATAATCTGCCTACCGGTGGAAGTATAGAACAAGCCGACGGCACATCATGGATGGCTTTTTTTAGCTTACAAATGTTTAGGATGGCCATTGAGCTGTCGAAAGAAGAGGATATTTACAACAGCTTTGTGTTTAAGTATTTTATGCAAACCATTTGGATAGCAGGTGCCCTTAATAATAAAAACGAAAATGGGCATCAAATGTGGGATGAGGAAGATAACTTCTTTTACGATCTGCTTCATTTCCCCGATGGAGAAACCTTACGTTTAAAAACAAGATCGCTGGTTGGATTGCTTCCCTTGATGTCGGTATGTATTTTACCACAAAGTATTTTGGAAGAATTTCCTCAAATAACAGAGCGTGTCGAAGATTTTGCAAATCGATTCCCTGAGATATACCGTAATATTCATCGCCCCGGTATTTTAGGTGAACAAAACAGTATAATGGTTTCTATTTTAAACAAGCATAAATTAACCTGCATATTAAATCGCATGTTAGACGAAGAAGAATTCTTAAGTCCTTATGGAATTCGTTCTTTGTCGAAATTTCACGAAGCCAATCCTTATGTTTTCGAATGGGGCGACGAAGAATTTAAAGTTGAATATATTCCCGGCGAATCAGACAGTGATATGTTTGGTGGCAACTCTAACTGGCGGGGTCCCATATGGATACCAACCAATATTTTACTTCTTAATTCATTACTTGCCTACTATACATATTATGGCGATAGCTTGCAAGTAGAATGCCCAACCGGTTCGGGTAATAAAATGCATCTGTTACATGCGGCTCAATATGTTGCCAAAAGGGTTTTAAAACTGTTTTTGAAAGATGAGAATGGACAGCGTCCCTACAATCTTGGGAATGATAAATTCCGAACCGATCCAAACTGGGCCGATAACCTGTTGTTTTATGAGTATTTCAATGCCGAAACAGGAAAAGGATTAGGAGCCAGTCATCAAACAGGATGGACCGGTTGTATCACCGATTTAATGACATTGGTTTACGATGTAACAGAAAAGAATTTTAATAAAAACATGCATTTGGTAGGTAACATTACCTTTTAG
- a CDS encoding ATP-binding protein, giving the protein MPIRIAIASGKGGTGKTTVTVNLFHFIKENITPNVQIADCDVEEPNSSLFFDNLKPIERKNVSQSIPFINTDQCTFCRKCVEYCEFNAIVVIPPAGFAEVNSALCHSCGACLYACPHNALEEQQHSIGQLIKYGDNNNTPLIEGKLKVGSAMQTMVINQLVQDEWINGDIVLYDAPPGTSCSVVSTVSLANYIILVTEPTPFGLHDLKLMIELVRKLDKPFGVIINKADKGFDDTHTYLLNEGIEILAEIPFDVNYASLYAQGNILKNIPDEINKAYTALISKLKNKWVHYA; this is encoded by the coding sequence ATGCCAATAAGGATAGCTATAGCAAGTGGCAAAGGAGGTACTGGAAAAACAACCGTTACAGTCAATTTATTTCATTTTATTAAAGAGAATATTACACCCAATGTGCAAATAGCCGATTGTGATGTAGAAGAACCGAATTCGTCTCTTTTCTTTGACAATTTGAAGCCTATTGAAAGAAAGAACGTTTCTCAATCAATACCATTTATCAATACTGATCAATGTACATTCTGTCGCAAGTGCGTTGAGTACTGCGAATTTAATGCCATTGTGGTTATTCCTCCTGCTGGTTTTGCCGAAGTCAATTCTGCTTTGTGTCATTCGTGCGGTGCTTGTCTTTATGCTTGTCCTCATAATGCTTTAGAAGAGCAGCAACACTCAATTGGGCAATTAATAAAATACGGAGATAATAATAACACGCCTTTAATCGAAGGAAAACTAAAAGTTGGTTCAGCCATGCAAACCATGGTTATCAATCAGTTGGTTCAAGATGAATGGATCAACGGAGATATTGTTTTGTACGATGCTCCTCCCGGAACCAGTTGCTCAGTTGTTTCTACTGTTAGTTTAGCCAACTATATAATATTGGTTACCGAACCAACTCCATTTGGTCTGCACGATCTTAAATTAATGATTGAATTAGTCCGAAAGTTAGATAAACCCTTTGGAGTAATTATTAATAAAGCAGACAAAGGTTTTGACGACACACATACTTACCTTCTGAACGAAGGAATAGAAATATTAGCCGAAATTCCTTTTGATGTTAATTATGCATCATTATATGCACAAGGTAATATATTAAAAAACATACCTGATGAAATTAATAAGGCATACACCGCATTAATTTCTAAACTAAAAAACAAGTGGGTTCATTATGCTTGA
- a CDS encoding DUF5320 family protein, with protein MPRMDGTGPAGQGSGTGRRQGKCQSSNKSNNRSSSAGSGMGRNSGRGKGRGFKWFESDKG; from the coding sequence ATGCCAAGAATGGATGGTACCGGTCCTGCAGGACAAGGTTCTGGAACCGGAAGAAGACAAGGCAAATGCCAGTCTTCGAACAAAAGCAACAATCGTTCTTCTTCAGCAGGAAGTGGAATGGGAAGAAATTCAGGTCGTGGAAAAGGACGTGGATTTAAGTGGTTTGAATCAGATAAAGGTTAG
- a CDS encoding FAD-dependent oxidoreductase, whose translation MKNKRIVIIGGSAAGPKAAARARRLDEFAEITIFQKAPDLSMASCGYPYYVGGFFDDRNKLLCTPTGVVRDPKYYLNAKGIEAKINTEVTRIDRKNMLIEYKDLTTGETGTHTYDKLILATGTTPKMPPIPGIDLEGITPLQSMQNADYLRKIRDDKSIKKAVVIGGGLIGIETTEALHLAGIELTLIELLPQLLTFLDWKMAKLVENYLKTKANVITKNGVAEFIGENGKLKAVKLANGTEIPCELAVVAIGVTPRVDLAREAGLDIGDLGGISVNDYMQTSDKDIYAVGDCIEVTNKITGKKVLAPYGDLANLEGRVAGENVILNDVATFKGTIQTGMCKIFDYGVGITGLSESVAEKEGLDYIKVVNASPDKPGFMNGKLLITKLVAEKQTGRVLGAQVIGPGDVSKQIAIWATAIMGKLTVDDLVNNDLPYAPPFSLAIDHSIATAHIMQNKMRGLFDGISALEVKEKIDKNEHLYLLDTRGPDEYEQTRLGAGETLIPIGQLRKRIQELPDDKDTPIVTYCKISLRGYEASRVLKAHGYTNIKVLEGGIMGWPFEKEK comes from the coding sequence ATGAAAAATAAACGAATCGTTATTATTGGTGGATCTGCTGCCGGACCTAAAGCCGCAGCCAGAGCAAGACGATTAGACGAGTTTGCTGAAATTACTATCTTCCAGAAAGCCCCTGATTTATCAATGGCTTCTTGCGGGTATCCTTATTATGTAGGTGGTTTTTTCGATGACAGAAATAAATTACTTTGTACACCAACAGGAGTTGTTCGCGATCCGAAATACTATCTCAATGCAAAAGGAATTGAGGCTAAGATTAATACGGAAGTAACCCGTATTGACCGTAAAAATATGCTGATTGAGTATAAGGATTTGACAACAGGAGAAACAGGGACTCATACATACGACAAGCTGATTCTTGCAACCGGTACCACTCCTAAAATGCCTCCTATTCCGGGCATTGATCTGGAAGGAATTACTCCGTTACAATCGATGCAAAATGCAGATTACCTTCGCAAAATACGCGATGATAAAAGCATTAAAAAAGCAGTGGTTATTGGTGGTGGATTAATTGGCATAGAAACCACTGAAGCACTTCATTTGGCTGGAATTGAATTAACTCTTATTGAATTATTACCTCAACTGCTAACTTTCCTGGATTGGAAAATGGCTAAACTAGTTGAGAATTATTTAAAAACCAAAGCCAACGTAATTACAAAAAACGGAGTTGCCGAATTTATTGGCGAAAATGGCAAACTAAAAGCTGTAAAACTAGCCAACGGTACCGAGATTCCTTGCGAACTAGCTGTTGTTGCCATTGGTGTAACACCTCGTGTTGATCTGGCTCGCGAAGCTGGATTGGATATTGGTGATTTGGGTGGAATATCGGTTAATGATTATATGCAAACATCAGATAAAGACATTTATGCTGTTGGCGATTGCATTGAGGTGACCAATAAAATAACAGGCAAAAAAGTGTTGGCTCCATACGGTGACCTTGCCAATCTTGAAGGTCGGGTTGCCGGCGAAAATGTTATCCTAAATGATGTTGCAACATTTAAAGGTACCATTCAAACCGGTATGTGTAAAATATTTGACTACGGAGTGGGTATAACCGGTTTATCAGAATCTGTTGCTGAAAAAGAAGGATTAGACTACATAAAAGTTGTCAATGCTAGTCCGGACAAACCCGGCTTTATGAATGGCAAACTACTCATCACCAAACTGGTTGCCGAAAAACAAACAGGGCGTGTGCTGGGTGCCCAAGTTATTGGTCCGGGTGATGTGAGCAAACAAATTGCTATATGGGCTACTGCCATCATGGGTAAACTTACTGTAGACGATTTGGTAAATAATGACTTACCTTATGCTCCTCCTTTCTCATTAGCCATAGATCACAGCATTGCAACAGCTCATATCATGCAAAACAAAATGCGCGGATTATTCGATGGAATATCAGCATTAGAGGTAAAAGAAAAAATTGATAAGAATGAACACCTATATTTACTAGACACCCGCGGACCCGACGAGTACGAACAAACCCGATTGGGAGCTGGAGAAACTTTAATTCCTATTGGTCAACTGCGTAAACGTATTCAAGAGCTACCAGATGACAAAGACACACCAATTGTGACTTATTGTAAAATCTCCTTACGCGGTTATGAAGCTTCTCGTGTATTAAAAGCTCATGGCTACACCAATATTAAAGTATTGGAAGGTGGCATTATGGGCTGGCCTTTCGAAAAAGAAAAATAA
- a CDS encoding Mrp/NBP35 family ATP-binding protein, whose product MSDYKMVTPLQKQPELLSSVKNVILVASGKGGVGKSTMAANLAISLAREGYKTGLLDADVYGPSVPLLFDITNERPVAEKENDKARIIPIEKYGVKIMSIGLLTKEEDAMIWRGPMASKTLKQVMEDTKWGALDFLLIDMPPGTGDIAITMAQDIKKAKALIVITPQQLAVADGRKAGYMFANPHVQTPVLGIIENMAWFTPANHPDERYFIFGKGGGQQLADELNAPLIGQIPLVMEIEETSDKGKNIFLTDTPSVHKAFQELTNNILKQVN is encoded by the coding sequence ATGTCCGATTATAAAATGGTAACACCTTTGCAAAAGCAACCCGAGCTTTTAAGTTCTGTTAAGAACGTTATTTTGGTAGCGTCGGGAAAAGGAGGTGTTGGAAAATCAACCATGGCAGCTAACCTTGCTATTAGTTTGGCCCGCGAAGGATACAAAACGGGTTTGCTTGATGCAGACGTATATGGACCATCGGTTCCTTTGTTGTTTGACATCACAAACGAACGACCAGTTGCTGAAAAAGAAAACGACAAAGCAAGAATTATCCCCATTGAAAAATATGGCGTTAAAATAATGTCGATTGGTTTACTAACTAAAGAGGAAGATGCCATGATTTGGCGTGGTCCGATGGCATCAAAAACGCTGAAACAAGTAATGGAAGATACCAAATGGGGTGCACTGGATTTTCTGTTGATTGATATGCCTCCCGGAACCGGTGACATTGCCATTACCATGGCTCAGGACATCAAAAAAGCCAAAGCTTTAATTGTAATTACACCACAACAATTAGCCGTTGCGGATGGCCGCAAAGCCGGATATATGTTCGCAAATCCTCATGTACAAACGCCTGTTTTGGGAATCATCGAAAACATGGCCTGGTTTACACCTGCTAATCATCCCGATGAACGCTACTTTATTTTTGGCAAAGGCGGAGGTCAACAATTAGCTGATGAGTTAAATGCTCCTTTGATTGGGCAAATACCATTGGTAATGGAGATTGAAGAAACATCAGACAAAGGAAAAAACATCTTTCTAACCGATACCCCATCTGTTCATAAGGCTTTTCAAGAGCTGACAAATAATATACTCAAACAAGTAAATTAA
- a CDS encoding DUF134 domain-containing protein has protein sequence MPRRRRLRKIVAPPGFKGYKPYGHRPNNRSVELLYEEYEAIKLADYDLMNQLEASKLMGISRATFARIYETARRKIAEALVETKEIKTVFGNAHMDESWYVCNRCNARFNIPDASKNDCCPMCQSKNIESILSIHNK, from the coding sequence ATGCCACGTCGAAGAAGATTAAGAAAGATAGTTGCTCCGCCGGGATTTAAAGGGTACAAACCATACGGACACAGACCCAACAACCGCTCTGTTGAATTATTATATGAAGAATACGAAGCCATAAAATTAGCTGATTACGACTTAATGAATCAACTAGAAGCTTCGAAACTAATGGGAATCTCACGAGCTACTTTTGCAAGAATTTACGAAACGGCTCGACGAAAAATAGCTGAAGCACTAGTCGAAACCAAAGAAATAAAAACTGTTTTTGGGAATGCACACATGGACGAAAGTTGGTATGTATGTAACCGATGTAATGCTCGTTTTAACATTCCGGATGCTTCAAAAAATGATTGTTGTCCAATGTGCCAATCAAAAAATATTGAGTCAATACTATCAATCCATAACAAGTAA
- a CDS encoding methyl-accepting chemotaxis protein, with the protein MKKFSVATKLIVVGSLIVLMSTGIVGLLSILQSSKALRQENYEKVEALSGLKKHEIEEFYLSLLNSVKSLTNTMDIGLLYNDLKQYHDDMHTGEQDNFDISTPEYNQIHERFTRHMSNIVESNQYYDLFVICAAHGHVMYTYAKESDLGENLAYGQLKNSHLAEAWKGAIDNNDAYITDLKPYAPSNGAPAQFLSYPINDEKGTTLAVLVIQIPDPLINNIMTNRLGLGETGESYLVGKDHLMRSDSRFHEKAVLNTEVHSQTMQKALLGEKGIETVKDYRGEKVISAYDKIDVKGLDWIMLTEIDQAEVLAATVVLRRYIIVTSVVILILSILFIGFGSRMISKPVKDAARFAEAIASGDLTASIDFDQDDEIGQMVKALTAMSVKLKEIISSVITGSDNIASASHQLSGASLQMSQGASEQASSVEEVSSTMEEMVSNIQQNTENATQTEKTAVVAKTGIDEVELIYKEAIEANMAISEKINIINDIASRTNILALNAAVEAASSGHQGKGFAVVAAEVKKLAESSKQAAEEIVSLAQRSFEQAEKTGLKLQEIIPEVERTSQLVKEITAASTEQNHGANQVNSALQQLNTVTQQNASVSEELATSAEEMSSQAEQLKDIISFFKVDGEGNSISLISEKKSKKKIRAKSAKDKDIPEQELERLIEDFESN; encoded by the coding sequence ATGAAAAAATTCTCTGTAGCTACCAAGTTAATTGTTGTAGGATCATTAATAGTACTAATGTCAACCGGTATTGTTGGATTATTGTCTATTCTTCAATCATCAAAGGCTCTAAGGCAAGAAAATTATGAAAAAGTTGAAGCTCTTTCGGGGTTAAAAAAACATGAAATAGAAGAGTTTTATTTATCTCTGCTTAATAGTGTAAAAAGTCTTACCAATACCATGGATATAGGCTTATTATACAACGATCTGAAGCAATATCATGATGATATGCACACTGGAGAACAGGATAATTTTGATATTAGTACACCTGAATACAATCAAATTCATGAGCGTTTTACAAGACACATGAGTAATATTGTTGAGAGTAATCAATATTACGACTTGTTTGTTATTTGTGCTGCACATGGTCATGTAATGTACACGTATGCTAAAGAAAGCGATTTGGGTGAAAATTTAGCATACGGGCAACTTAAGAATAGTCATTTAGCTGAGGCATGGAAAGGTGCTATAGATAACAATGATGCTTATATTACCGATTTAAAACCATACGCACCAAGTAATGGTGCGCCGGCCCAATTTTTATCTTACCCTATTAATGACGAAAAAGGAACAACTTTAGCTGTATTAGTTATTCAGATACCTGATCCTTTGATTAATAATATTATGACCAATCGTCTGGGATTGGGTGAAACTGGTGAGTCATATCTGGTTGGTAAGGATCATTTAATGCGTTCTGATTCTAGATTTCATGAAAAGGCGGTGCTAAACACTGAAGTTCATTCTCAAACCATGCAAAAAGCATTATTGGGAGAAAAAGGTATTGAAACGGTGAAAGATTATAGAGGTGAGAAAGTTATTAGTGCATATGACAAAATTGATGTTAAAGGACTTGATTGGATTATGTTAACTGAAATTGATCAGGCCGAAGTATTAGCTGCAACAGTTGTTTTACGTCGTTATATAATTGTTACATCGGTTGTAATACTAATTTTATCAATACTATTTATCGGCTTTGGTTCCAGAATGATATCAAAACCAGTTAAGGATGCTGCCCGATTTGCAGAAGCCATTGCTTCAGGAGACTTAACTGCATCTATTGATTTTGATCAGGATGATGAAATTGGTCAAATGGTAAAAGCATTGACGGCTATGTCGGTTAAGCTTAAAGAAATAATATCATCGGTTATAACAGGATCTGATAATATAGCATCAGCCAGCCATCAATTAAGTGGTGCTTCACTACAAATGAGCCAAGGGGCTAGCGAACAAGCTTCCTCTGTTGAAGAGGTTTCATCCACTATGGAAGAAATGGTTTCTAACATTCAACAAAATACCGAAAATGCTACTCAAACTGAAAAAACAGCGGTTGTGGCAAAAACAGGTATCGACGAAGTAGAGCTAATATATAAGGAAGCAATTGAAGCAAATATGGCTATTTCTGAAAAGATAAATATAATTAACGACATTGCTTCACGAACTAATATACTGGCTCTTAATGCGGCTGTTGAAGCAGCTAGTTCAGGTCATCAGGGTAAAGGATTTGCTGTAGTTGCTGCTGAAGTGAAGAAACTTGCTGAGAGCAGTAAGCAAGCTGCAGAAGAAATAGTTTCTCTTGCCCAAAGAAGTTTTGAACAAGCAGAAAAAACAGGATTGAAATTACAGGAAATAATACCAGAAGTTGAACGAACATCACAACTGGTGAAGGAAATTACGGCTGCTAGCACAGAGCAAAATCATGGAGCGAATCAGGTTAATAGTGCTTTGCAACAGCTAAACACCGTAACCCAACAGAATGCTTCGGTTAGTGAAGAATTGGCAACCAGTGCCGAAGAAATGAGTAGCCAGGCAGAACAACTCAAGGATATAATAAGCTTTTTTAAAGTAGATGGAGAGGGGAATTCAATTAGTCTAATCTCAGAAAAGAAATCAAAGAAAAAGATTAGAGCAAAAAGTGCAAAGGATAAGGATATACCAGAGCAGGAATTAGAGCGATTGATTGAAGATTTCGAAAGTAATTAA
- a CDS encoding NifB/NifX family molybdenum-iron cluster-binding protein, with product MKIAITSTNNTLDSNFDLRFGRAAYFCIFDTEDKSTSFIENENVNANSGAGVKAAEKIIELGATRVISGDFGPKAKDMLDKFKIQMVMLDDDTKKISSIIEQIAH from the coding sequence ATGAAAATAGCAATTACATCAACAAACAATACTCTTGATTCAAATTTCGATCTTCGTTTTGGACGTGCTGCCTATTTCTGCATTTTTGATACTGAAGATAAGTCAACTTCGTTTATCGAAAACGAAAATGTAAATGCCAACAGTGGAGCTGGAGTTAAAGCTGCCGAAAAAATTATTGAGTTGGGCGCCACAAGAGTAATCTCGGGAGATTTTGGCCCTAAGGCAAAAGACATGTTGGATAAATTTAAAATTCAAATGGTTATGCTAGATGATGACACTAAAAAAATATCATCTATCATCGAACAAATAGCTCATTAA
- a CDS encoding histidine phosphatase family protein: MIDFWLIRHGETEENAAGICQGQTPGTLSSIGKLQAQAVGEVLKDESFDLFYSSDLKRTMESMQAITQYHNNQAIIPKPLLRERYLAGWQGKPFPKNWDMKTLPEGAETAQDLIHRAKAFIKLISVHHQGKKIAAMSHGGLIRAFWTVLHGYEVDSYHQWESPKNTSISRFKLMSDGSVKIIFINKAEHISQIQLSSSNNNQWQL, translated from the coding sequence ATGATTGACTTTTGGTTAATACGACATGGTGAAACCGAAGAGAATGCAGCTGGCATTTGCCAAGGCCAAACACCCGGCACATTAAGTTCCATTGGTAAACTACAAGCCCAAGCTGTTGGTGAGGTTTTAAAAGATGAATCGTTCGATCTGTTTTATTCTAGCGATTTGAAACGTACGATGGAAAGCATGCAAGCCATAACCCAGTACCATAATAATCAGGCAATCATTCCTAAGCCATTACTTCGCGAACGATATTTGGCCGGATGGCAAGGAAAACCTTTTCCAAAAAACTGGGATATGAAAACACTTCCTGAAGGTGCCGAAACAGCCCAAGACCTCATCCATCGGGCAAAAGCATTTATTAAATTGATTTCGGTTCATCATCAAGGAAAGAAAATTGCAGCCATGAGCCATGGTGGATTAATCCGTGCCTTTTGGACCGTTCTGCATGGTTATGAAGTAGATTCGTACCATCAATGGGAATCTCCAAAAAACACTTCTATCAGCCGATTTAAATTAATGTCCGATGGTTCTGTTAAAATAATATTTATCAATAAGGCCGAGCATATTTCCCAAATACAACTAAGCTCATCAAACAATAACCAATGGCAGTTATAA